Proteins from a genomic interval of Amycolatopsis sp. cg13:
- a CDS encoding MFS transporter yields the protein MQIASRLDRLPVTRRHRYFVAVVGIATFFDLYDLFLAATISTVLTKEFGVTPTTLKYVLASAFVGAFVGAVFLGRLADRFGRRRAFLLTLGLYSVFTLLGAFSTDVWMLVVCRFIAGIGIGAELPVADAYLADLLPARARGRATAWAYTIGFCGVPAAGFLARALVGHAPLGIDGWRWLFIIGALGAAIVWALRFTLPESPRWLAAQGRIGEADEIVRRLEASAPQPLPEPEPEPPAPEPVRASALLRPPWFRRTAMLYVFQLLQSFGYYGFGSLVPIVLAAKGFGLVSSLTFAALTFLGYPIGSALSIPIIERLERKWLIVASAAAMAVFGLAFGSATSGVLIAVFGFCYTAVSNVFSNAFHTYQGELFPTSLRGTAAGSAYALSRLATAAMPFVLLPILHSAGATTMFAVVAGAMVLLMIDVAVLGPRTTGESLETIAARTSRA from the coding sequence TTGCAGATCGCCTCCCGCCTCGACCGGCTTCCGGTCACCCGGCGGCACCGGTACTTCGTGGCAGTGGTCGGCATCGCCACCTTCTTCGACCTCTACGACCTGTTCCTCGCCGCCACCATCAGCACCGTCCTCACCAAGGAATTCGGCGTCACCCCGACGACGCTGAAGTACGTCCTGGCGTCGGCGTTCGTCGGCGCTTTCGTGGGCGCGGTGTTCCTCGGCAGGCTGGCCGACCGCTTCGGCAGGCGGCGCGCGTTCCTGCTCACGCTCGGCCTGTATTCGGTGTTCACGCTGCTCGGCGCGTTCAGCACCGACGTGTGGATGCTGGTGGTCTGCCGTTTCATCGCCGGGATCGGCATCGGCGCGGAACTGCCGGTCGCCGACGCTTACCTCGCCGACCTGCTGCCCGCTCGCGCCCGCGGTCGTGCGACAGCCTGGGCTTACACGATCGGTTTCTGCGGTGTCCCCGCTGCCGGATTTCTTGCCCGCGCGCTCGTCGGCCACGCGCCGCTTGGCATCGACGGCTGGCGCTGGCTGTTCATCATCGGCGCGCTGGGTGCGGCGATCGTGTGGGCACTGCGGTTCACCCTGCCGGAATCGCCGCGTTGGCTTGCTGCACAAGGCAGAATCGGCGAAGCGGACGAGATCGTGCGCAGGCTCGAAGCGAGCGCGCCACAGCCGTTGCCCGAACCGGAGCCGGAACCGCCCGCGCCCGAACCGGTGCGTGCGTCGGCATTGCTGCGTCCGCCGTGGTTCCGGCGCACGGCGATGCTGTACGTGTTCCAGCTGCTGCAGTCGTTCGGCTACTACGGTTTCGGCTCACTGGTGCCGATTGTGCTGGCGGCCAAGGGCTTCGGCCTCGTCAGCTCGCTGACCTTCGCCGCGCTCACCTTCCTCGGCTATCCGATCGGCTCCGCGCTGTCCATCCCGATCATCGAACGGCTGGAACGCAAGTGGCTGATCGTCGCGAGCGCGGCGGCGATGGCGGTATTCGGGCTGGCCTTCGGCTCCGCGACCTCCGGCGTGCTGATCGCGGTGTTCGGGTTCTGCTACACCGCCGTCAGCAACGTCTTCTCCAACGCCTTCCACACCTACCAGGGCGAACTGTTCCCGACGTCGCTGCGCGGAACCGCCGCCGGTTCGGCCTACGCGCTGTCCCGGCTCGCTACGGCCGCGATGCCGTTCGTGCTGCTGCCGATCCTGCATTCGGCGGGCGCGACGACGATGTTCGCCGTGGTCGCGGGCGCGATGGTGCTGCTGATGATCGACGTCGCGGTGCTCGGGC